GGGGATTCTCGACCGGCTGCCGATGTTCGACCGGATCACCCCGACCGGGGTGGCCTGGGACCGCCCCCGGGACGGCGGGCGAAGCACCGAGGTCGACGCCGACGTGATTCTCTGGGCGACCGGATTCCGGCCCGCCGTCGACCACTTGGCACCGCTGAAGCTGCGGGAGCCCGGTGGCGGCATCCGGGTGGAGAACACCCGCGCGGTACGGGACGGGCGCGTCCACCTCGTCGGCTACGGCCCCTCCGCGAGCACCGTCGGGGCCAACCGCGCCGGTCGCGCCGCGGTGCGTTCGGTCGTGCGACTGCTGGCGGGGACCCCCGCCGCGGCGCCCGTCGCGGCCTGCTCCCCGGCCCCCGTCTGAACCGCCCGGACCGCGCGCACCGCACGAACGGTCCGGACCGGGCGCACCGCAAGGCCGCAACGAACCGCCCGGACCGCCCGCCGCCCGTCGTCATCCGGCGGGTGCGGCGCTCTCCCGGTTCCGGTTGAACTCGGCGACGTTCCGCGTATGCGCTTGGTAGCTCTCGGTGAAGCGGGTGTCCCCCGGTCCGACCGTGACGAAGTACAGCCACGGGCCCGCGGTGGGGCCGATGGCGGCACGCATCGCCTCTTCGCCGGGGTTGCCGATCGGGGTGGGCGGCAGCCCTTTGCGCCGGTAGGTGTTGTACGGGCTGTCGATGCGGGTGTCCTCGGTGGTGGTGTCCAGCGTGGAGCGCCGCAGGGCGTAGTTGAGCGTCGAGTCCATCTGCAGGGGCATGTCCCGGTGCAGGCGGTTGTAGACGACCCGGCCCACTTTTCCCATGTCGGAGGCGGTGTCCGCCTCTGCCTGGATGACGCTGGCGAGCGTCACCGCCTGGTAGGCGGAGATGCCGTTGCGCGGCGCTCCGGCGGCGATCCGGTCGTCGCCGAACCGCTGGGAGGCCGTTTCCACCATGTAGCGGAGCAGGCTTCCGGGGGTCGTGTCGGAGCGGATGGGATAGGTGGCCGGAAAGAGATACCCCTCCGGATTGCCGTGGGCGGCCGGGGGCAGCGGCAGTCGTGCCTCGGGCATCGCCTTCTCGGTGGTCCCCGGAGGGACGTCGAGCGCCTGGTCGATGGCCGTGTAGATCTGGCCCGCACGCCATCCCTCGGGGATGACCAGCGAGGAGGAGACGGCCTCCTCCATGCTCATCTCCGGGCCGTCCTCGAGGACCAGCAGCGGGGCCGCGATCGTGGCGGCGGCCACGAGAGCGCCCCCGAGGAGCAGCATCGCCTTGCCCCGCCGGGTGGGGCGCAGCCTCCGGCGGTACGGGAAAGTACCGGGCTCGTTCACCATGCGAGCACGATAACCGTACAAATGCCCCGGG
Above is a window of Streptomyces sp. NBC_00102 DNA encoding:
- the mltG gene encoding endolytic transglycosylase MltG; the protein is MVNEPGTFPYRRRLRPTRRGKAMLLLGGALVAAATIAAPLLVLEDGPEMSMEEAVSSSLVIPEGWRAGQIYTAIDQALDVPPGTTEKAMPEARLPLPPAAHGNPEGYLFPATYPIRSDTTPGSLLRYMVETASQRFGDDRIAAGAPRNGISAYQAVTLASVIQAEADTASDMGKVGRVVYNRLHRDMPLQMDSTLNYALRRSTLDTTTEDTRIDSPYNTYRRKGLPPTPIGNPGEEAMRAAIGPTAGPWLYFVTVGPGDTRFTESYQAHTRNVAEFNRNRESAAPAG